Proteins co-encoded in one Plectropomus leopardus isolate mb chromosome 14, YSFRI_Pleo_2.0, whole genome shotgun sequence genomic window:
- the tpp1 gene encoding LOW QUALITY PROTEIN: tripeptidyl-peptidase 1 (The sequence of the model RefSeq protein was modified relative to this genomic sequence to represent the inferred CDS: substituted 1 base at 1 genomic stop codon) produces MNTLLTFSVPLLFSSLVWSGYLEYDQDVLIPGDWTHVGRVDPSEELELTFALNNKSSRVYLNIILQTEXRRPFFVPTGKHLSLEEVSSLVRPSELTQKVVHRWLQSHGITNCLTVHSQDFLQCTMTAEVAETLLPGSRFRRYSRDGQSVVRSSAPYSVHDDVHQHLDFVGGLHRLPPKGQDLSKASSNRKRKQSKAGYHLGVTPAVLRARYNLTAADVGSAQNNSQAVAQFLEQYYSPADLSEFMGMYGKGFKHLSQVDRVVGTQGAGKAGLEASLDIEYIMSTGANISTWFFTNPGRHESQEPFLQWMVLLSNMSELPWVHTISYGDDEDSLSTAYMMRINTEFMKAGVRGISLLFASGDSGAGCRHLGKEQNSFRPSFPASSPYVTTVGGTSFKNPYKVTYEVTDYISGGGFSNVFKMPDYQASAVEAYMKTVGVKLPPQSYYNASGRAYPDMAALSDNYWVIINRLPVPWVSGTSASTPVVGGMLSLINDQRFLKGLPSLGFLNPRLYKLKGKALFDVTEGCHQSCLDEQVQGNGFCAATSWDPVTGWGTPNYPELLAALLAE; encoded by the exons ATGAACACGCT GCTGACCTTCTCAGTCCCCTTGTTATTCAGCTCGTTGGTGTGGAGTGGATATCTGGAATATGACCAAGATGTCTT AATACCAGGCGACTGGACTCATGTGGGTCGTGTGGACCCTTCAGAGGAGCTGGAGCTGACCTTTGCCCTGAACAAtaa ATCCTCAagagtttatttaaatataatactACAAACAGAGTGAAGGAGGCCTTTTTTTGTCCCCACAGGTAAACACCTCAGCCTGGAGGAAGTCTCCTCCCTCGTGCGCCCGTCTGAACTGACCCAGAAGGTGGTGCATCGCTGGCTGCAGAGCCATGGGATTACAAACTGCCTGACTGTACACTCTCAGGACTTTTTACAGTGCACCATGACTGCAGA GGTTGCAGAGACGCTGCTTCCAGGTAGCAGGTTCCGTCGTTACAGCAGAGACGGGCAGTCTGTGGTGAGGTCTTCAGCCCCGTACTCTGTGCATGATGATGTTCACCAGCACCTGGACTTTG tTGGAGGGCTTCACCGCCTCCCTCCTAAAGGGCAGGACCTCAGCAAAGCCTCTTCAAACAGGAAGCGGAAGCAGTCGAAGGCCGGGTACCACCTGGGAGTGACTCCCGCTGTCTTGAGGGCTCGTTATAACCTCACAGCAGCTGATGTGGGATCGGCTCAGAACAACAGCCAGGCTGTAGCTCAG TTTTTGGAGCAGTACTACAGCCCCGCAGACCTGTCGGAGTTCATGGGCATGTACGGCAAGGGCTTCAAGCATCTGTCTCAGGTGGACCGGGTCGTCGGCACTCAGGGAGCAGGAAAGGCTGGACTAGAGGCCAGTCTGGATATAGAGTACATCATGAGCACCGGGGCAAACATCTCCACATGGTTCTTCACCAATCCAG GTCGTCATGAGTCCCAGGAGCCGTTCCTCCAGTGGATGGTTTTGCTCAGCAACATGTCTGAGCTGCCCTGGGTTCACACCATCAGCTACGGAGACGATGAAGACAGCCTGTCTACTGCGTACATGATGCGCATCAACACAGAGTTTATGAAGGCTGGCGTCAGGGGAATCTCTTTGCTCTTTGCTTCTG GTGACAGCGGTGCAGGCTGCAGACATTTGGGTAAAGAACAAAACTCCTTCAGGCCAAGTTTTCCTGCATCAAG CCCGTATGTGACTACAGTCGGGGGAACCTCATTCAAGAACCCATATAAGGTCACATATGAAGTCACAGATTACATCAGTGGAGGAGGCTTCAGTAACGTCTTCAAGATGCCAGACTACCAG GCCAGTGCAGTGGAGGCGTATATGAAAACTGTCGGAGTAAAACTCCCTCCTCAGTCATATTACAATGCCAGTGGCAGGGCCTATCCAGACATGGCTGCCCTGTCAGATAACTACTGGGTGATCATCAACAGACTGCCTGTCCCCTGGGTATCTGGGACCTcg GCTTCGACCCCTGTAGTCGGAGGTATGCTTTCTCTCATCAATGACCAGCGGTTCCTAAAGGGCCTGCCTTCCCTGGGCTTCCTGAACCCTCGCCTCTATAAGCTCAAAGGAAAAGCTCTTTTTGAT GTGACTGAAGGCTGTCACCAAAGTTGTCTGGACGAACAGGTTCAGGGTAACGGTTTCTGTGCTGCAACCTCATGGGACCCTGTTACTGGCTGGGGGACACCAAACTATCCTGAACTGCTGGCTGCATTGCTAGCTGAGTGA
- the mis18bp1 gene encoding mis18-binding protein 1 isoform X2 has protein sequence MASYHHLLQHTKSRFESPAKVFAKLKSKVRREEMCAKDGTFTAQDPLCNVTEKHGAGFGSPRKRAESTWVTEELKENQRTTYYRHEAQALTLSPIKSPQKSFAYSNISRNAEEMPPVTERGHGSSPRKRAFVESVALSSLVDRKQIHTETPQIRDTRGFRVTSGTPVKIHPVENEYVDSVFEEGCAPLDKLMSPVYMCSPMRKRLRRSKWESQEFNRVSSSTKEVSSGPTSQPQERKTSSALSEDIHTHVEDMGNFRGPEMDKFTHEPALPSPRAIRKKRCFVPLETLPPMSPAKMFAYLKERESKKEQQEVHKVSSSTRDLFDAGDNLHQRRDTPPSTAHSVGEMEDVDCRGAPESVVPVSRSRVESADSQSDTDPSEDVPSPAVSPQCVLFEDPLVLNTPRISIPKKQEAVFKPNRWPQRTKFPSESVIYLKKWFLRKNHKGLFVDGVHRDDNIPWNSNIIVDRVSKSVVKTVSGRVYILVGKMNKNIESEFPKWLLKKFANGFPPDWEALYERFLSESKDDPNRETERNTQGRVVISRLKSEASSINHSVKQHRQKSLRAPDSCPPESMTSARVSRSGRVIKPPLEYWKGGRVILDAQMNVTIHECYDTSICIPVTTSVSTRASQKPVRVFLPCSEGRKQRESASDEETSVPLRKVKAPLRKHNRAKVKPDEKPSYSQEPPVETHSSTDEWSGRHTRSSQRRPAKDRTMHVDTVPQRQSKPEKSSTWRSKKQTHGTSKPSVRGRKHAVRASPESVNDRTSTSSPDEVVGRKKQRKEVHRERGRGAPKPRPNYVFPSSDSSQSSEEFKEELKKKPRVTQTKGKQSKRSKSSSPSKPSPKLTQSSKKPQSKKGNAPIPAERDDDEWTEAELVKLQEAVSYYPKHMTAYWEKVARVVGTRSAEECHHKHTTQGTSQTPAKKAKKPKKVEATKDPDDPVISARAGTFKRKQQVRQFLDNMPRDDVEDVFSSAYMQNKRFEMPSMCPSEHDFKLPDMEPLTPMSTGFPEVKTPQCLHITPGMMGSPSRNHDDKYVYQLQKRMKKNQFNVCKQAPSSKSFSPTPSVKRTMRRCGNADDTFVVWEMFPGNGGQLSDSEEEEDFYFSDKD, from the exons ATGGCGTCGTATCATCATTTATTACAACACACAAAATCGCGGTTTGAGTCTCCTGCTAAAGTGTTTGCTAAGCTAAAGTCCAAAGTGCGGAGAGAAGAGATGTGCGCTAAAGACGGGACTTTCACGGCCCAGGACCCGCTGTGTAACGTTACAGAGAAACATGGAGCAGGTTTTGGGTCGCCCAGGAAGCGGGCAGAGAGCACCTGGGTGACCGAGGAGCTCAAGGAGAATCAGAGGACTACTTATTATCGACATGAAGCTCAGGCGTTGACTCTTTCACCCATAAAGAGTCCTCAGAAAAGCTTCGCTTATTCAAACATTAGCAGAAATGCGGAGGAAATGCCtcctgtgacagagagaggacacgGAAGTTCACCGAGAAAAAGAGCTTTTGTGGAGTCGGTAGCTTTGTCCTCTCTGGTGGACAGAAAGCAGATCCACACAGAGACACCTCAGATCAGAGACACGAGGGGCTTCAGGGTGACCAGCGGGACTCCAGTAAAGATACATCCAGTGGAAAATGAATATGTGGACAGTGTTTTTGAGGAGGGGTGTGCTCCTCTTGACAAACTGATGTCTCCGGTTTATATGTGCTCCCCCATGAGGAAGAGGCTGAGGAGGAGTAAATGGGAGTCGCAGGAGTTTAACAgagtcagcagcagcacaaaggaGGTCAGCAGTGGACCCACAAGTCAGCCACAAGAGAGGAAAACCTCCAGTGCTCTCAGTGAGGACATCCACACTCACGTGGAGGACATGGGTAATTTCAGAGGACCAGAGATGGACAAGTTCACTCATGAACCAGCGCTCCCATCACCGAGAGCCATCAGAAAGAAAC GTTGCTTTGTTCCTTTGGAAACTCTTCCTCCGATGTCTCCAGCCAAGATGTTTGCGTACTTGAAGGAGAGGGAAAGTAAAAAGGAGCAGCAGGAAGTTCATAAAGTCAGCAGCAGCACGAGGGATCTCTTTGACGCAGGTG ATAACCTCCACCAGCGCAGAGACACGCCTCCCTCCACAGCTCACAGCGTGGGTGAGATGGAGGACGTTGATTGTAGAGGTGCTCCAGAAAGTGTGGTTCCTGTCAGCCGCTCCAGAGTCGAGTCAGctgacagccaatcagacacAGATCCCTCAGAAGATGTCCCGAGTCCTGCTGTGTCACCGCAGTGTGTTTTGTTCGAAGACCCACTTGTACTGAATACCCCACGGATCTCCATACCAAAGAAACAAGAGGCTGTGTTCAAGCCAAACAGATGGCCCCAGCGCACGAAATTCCCAAGT GAAAGCGTGATTTATCTCAAAAAATGGTTCCTGAGGAAAAATCACAAGGGCTTGTTTGTTGATGGAGTTCACCG GGACGACAACATACCATGGAACAGTAACATCATTGTGGACAGGGTTTCTAAGTCTGTGGTAAAGACGGTCTCCGGCAGGGTTTACATTTTGGTCGGAAAGATGAATAAGAATATTGAGTCCG AGTTTCCAAAGTGGCTTTTGAAGAAGTTTGCTAATGGGTTTCCTCCAGACTGGGAGGCACTTTATGAGAGGTTTCTGTCAGAGTCAAAAGA cGACCCCAatagagaaacagagaggaacaCTCAGGGGAGAGTCGTCATATCAAGATTGAAATCTGAGGCGTCCTCCATCAACCATTCAGTGAAGCAACACAGGCAAAAGTCTTTGAGGGCAC CTGATTCCTGCCCTCCTGAATCCATGACTTCTGCAAGAGTGTCTCGAAGTGGTCGTGTGATTAAGCCTCCTCTGGAGTATTGGAAAGGAGGGAGAGTCATTCTGGATGCACAGATGAATGTTACTATCCACGAATGTTACGATACCTCCATCTGCATCCCT GTCACTACGTCAGTGTCTACGAGGGCGTCACAGAAACCTGTCCGTGTGTTCCTGCCCTGCAGTGAAG GCCGTAAACAACGTGAATCGGCCAGTGACGAAGAGACGTCGGTACCGCTGAGGAAGGTCAAGGCTCCACTCCGCAAACACAACAGAGCCAAGGTTAAGCCTGACGAGAAGCCCTCTTACTCACAAGAACCTCCTGTGGAAACACATAGCAGCACTGACGAATGGTCTGGCAGGCACACAAGGTCCAGCCAAAGGCGTCCAGCTAAAGACAGAACAATGCATGTGGACACTGTCCCCCAAAGGCAAAGTAAACCTGAAAAGTCTTCAACATGGAGgtcaaaaaaacagacacatggcACCTCAAAGCCGTCAGTGAGAGGCAGAAAACACGCTGTCCGAGCATCTCCAGAATCTGTTAATGACAGAACATCCACATCATCGCCTGATGAGGTCGTTGGGAGAAAGAAGCAGCGGAAAGAAGTACACAGGGAGAGAGGCAGGGGAGCCCCTAAACCACGACCAAACTACGTGTTTCCATCAAGCGATTCGTCACAGTCATCTGAGGAGTTCAAggaagaattgaaaaaaaaacctagagTAACGCAAACAAAAGGCAAACAGAGCAAACGCAGCAAATCGTCTTCACCCTCCAAGCCGTCACCTAAGTTGACACAATCCAGTAAGAAACCCCAATCAAAGAAAGGCAACGCTCCGATTCCAGCAGAGCGAGATGACGACGAGTGGACGGAGGCAGAGCTCGTGAAGCTACAAGA GGCTGTGTCCTACTACCCCAAGCACATGACAGCTTACTGGGAAAAGGTGGCGAGGGTGGTCGGAACACGCTCTGCAGAAGAGTGTCACCACAAGCACACGACCCAGGGAACCTCCCAGACCCCCGCTAAAAAAGCCAAGAAACCCAAAAAGGTGGAAGCAACAAAAGATCCAG ATGATCCGGTGATATCTGCCCGAGCGGGAACCTTCAAGAGAAAGCAGCAAGTGCGTCAGTTCCTGGACAACATGCCCAGAGACGATGTTGAGGACGTTTTCAGCTCTGCGTACATGCAGAATAAACGCTTTGAG ATGCCTTCCATGTGTCCGAGTGAGCACGACTTCAAACTCCCAGACATGGAGCCACTGACCCCCATGTCGACAGGTTTCCCTGAAGTGAAGACTCCTCAGTGTCTGCATATCACTCCTGGCATGATGGGCTCTCCAAGCAG gAACCATGATGACAAGTACGTCTATCAACTCcagaaaaggatgaaaaaaaatcaatttaacgTCTGCAAACAGGCTCCTTCTTCAAAG AGCTTCTCACCCACACCATCAGTTAAACGAACAATGAGAAGATGTGGTAATGCAG ATGACACCTTTGTAGTCTGGGAGATGTTCCCGGGAAATGGTGGCCAGCTGTCTGATagtgaagaggaagaggatttttacttttcagataAGGACTGA
- the mis18bp1 gene encoding mis18-binding protein 1 isoform X1, producing the protein MASYHHLLQHTKSRFESPAKVFAKLKSKVRREEMCAKDGTFTAQDPLCNVTEKHGAGFGSPRKRAESTWVTEELKENQRTTYYRHEAQALTLSPIKSPQKSFAYSNISRNAEEMPPVTERGHGSSPRKRAFVESVALSSLVDRKQIHTETPQIRDTRGFRVTSGTPVKIHPVENEYVDSVFEEGCAPLDKLMSPVYMCSPMRKRLRRSKWESQEFNRVSSSTKEVSSGPTSQPQERKTSSALSEDIHTHVEDMGNFRGPEMDKFTHEPALPSPRAIRKKRCFVPLETLPPMSPAKMFAYLKERESKKEQQEVHKVSSSTRDLFDAGDNLHQRRDTPPSTAHSVGEMEDVDCRGAPESVVPVSRSRVESADSQSDTDPSEDVPSPAVSPQCVLFEDPLVLNTPRISIPKKQEAVFKPNRWPQRTKFPSESVIYLKKWFLRKNHKGLFVDGVHRDDNIPWNSNIIVDRVSKSVVKTVSGRVYILVGKMNKNIESEFPKWLLKKFANGFPPDWEALYERFLSESKDDPNRETERNTQGRVVISRLKSEASSINHSVKQHRQKSLRAPDSCPPESMTSARVSRSGRVIKPPLEYWKGGRVILDAQMNVTIHECYDTSICIPVTTSVSTRASQKPVRVFLPCSEGRKQRESASDEETSVPLRKVKAPLRKHNRAKVKPDEKPSYSQEPPVETHSSTDEWSGRHTRSSQRRPAKDRTMHVDTVPQRQSKPEKSSTWRSKKQTHGTSKPSVRGRKHAVRASPESVNDRTSTSSPDEVVGRKKQRKEVHRERGRGAPKPRPNYVFPSSDSSQSSEEFKEELKKKPRVTQTKGKQSKRSKSSSPSKPSPKLTQSSKKPQSKKGNAPIPAERDDDEWTEAELVKLQEAVSYYPKHMTAYWEKVARVVGTRSAEECHHKHTTQGTSQTPAKKAKKPKKVEATKDPVTDDPVISARAGTFKRKQQVRQFLDNMPRDDVEDVFSSAYMQNKRFEMPSMCPSEHDFKLPDMEPLTPMSTGFPEVKTPQCLHITPGMMGSPSRNHDDKYVYQLQKRMKKNQFNVCKQAPSSKSFSPTPSVKRTMRRCGNADDTFVVWEMFPGNGGQLSDSEEEEDFYFSDKD; encoded by the exons ATGGCGTCGTATCATCATTTATTACAACACACAAAATCGCGGTTTGAGTCTCCTGCTAAAGTGTTTGCTAAGCTAAAGTCCAAAGTGCGGAGAGAAGAGATGTGCGCTAAAGACGGGACTTTCACGGCCCAGGACCCGCTGTGTAACGTTACAGAGAAACATGGAGCAGGTTTTGGGTCGCCCAGGAAGCGGGCAGAGAGCACCTGGGTGACCGAGGAGCTCAAGGAGAATCAGAGGACTACTTATTATCGACATGAAGCTCAGGCGTTGACTCTTTCACCCATAAAGAGTCCTCAGAAAAGCTTCGCTTATTCAAACATTAGCAGAAATGCGGAGGAAATGCCtcctgtgacagagagaggacacgGAAGTTCACCGAGAAAAAGAGCTTTTGTGGAGTCGGTAGCTTTGTCCTCTCTGGTGGACAGAAAGCAGATCCACACAGAGACACCTCAGATCAGAGACACGAGGGGCTTCAGGGTGACCAGCGGGACTCCAGTAAAGATACATCCAGTGGAAAATGAATATGTGGACAGTGTTTTTGAGGAGGGGTGTGCTCCTCTTGACAAACTGATGTCTCCGGTTTATATGTGCTCCCCCATGAGGAAGAGGCTGAGGAGGAGTAAATGGGAGTCGCAGGAGTTTAACAgagtcagcagcagcacaaaggaGGTCAGCAGTGGACCCACAAGTCAGCCACAAGAGAGGAAAACCTCCAGTGCTCTCAGTGAGGACATCCACACTCACGTGGAGGACATGGGTAATTTCAGAGGACCAGAGATGGACAAGTTCACTCATGAACCAGCGCTCCCATCACCGAGAGCCATCAGAAAGAAAC GTTGCTTTGTTCCTTTGGAAACTCTTCCTCCGATGTCTCCAGCCAAGATGTTTGCGTACTTGAAGGAGAGGGAAAGTAAAAAGGAGCAGCAGGAAGTTCATAAAGTCAGCAGCAGCACGAGGGATCTCTTTGACGCAGGTG ATAACCTCCACCAGCGCAGAGACACGCCTCCCTCCACAGCTCACAGCGTGGGTGAGATGGAGGACGTTGATTGTAGAGGTGCTCCAGAAAGTGTGGTTCCTGTCAGCCGCTCCAGAGTCGAGTCAGctgacagccaatcagacacAGATCCCTCAGAAGATGTCCCGAGTCCTGCTGTGTCACCGCAGTGTGTTTTGTTCGAAGACCCACTTGTACTGAATACCCCACGGATCTCCATACCAAAGAAACAAGAGGCTGTGTTCAAGCCAAACAGATGGCCCCAGCGCACGAAATTCCCAAGT GAAAGCGTGATTTATCTCAAAAAATGGTTCCTGAGGAAAAATCACAAGGGCTTGTTTGTTGATGGAGTTCACCG GGACGACAACATACCATGGAACAGTAACATCATTGTGGACAGGGTTTCTAAGTCTGTGGTAAAGACGGTCTCCGGCAGGGTTTACATTTTGGTCGGAAAGATGAATAAGAATATTGAGTCCG AGTTTCCAAAGTGGCTTTTGAAGAAGTTTGCTAATGGGTTTCCTCCAGACTGGGAGGCACTTTATGAGAGGTTTCTGTCAGAGTCAAAAGA cGACCCCAatagagaaacagagaggaacaCTCAGGGGAGAGTCGTCATATCAAGATTGAAATCTGAGGCGTCCTCCATCAACCATTCAGTGAAGCAACACAGGCAAAAGTCTTTGAGGGCAC CTGATTCCTGCCCTCCTGAATCCATGACTTCTGCAAGAGTGTCTCGAAGTGGTCGTGTGATTAAGCCTCCTCTGGAGTATTGGAAAGGAGGGAGAGTCATTCTGGATGCACAGATGAATGTTACTATCCACGAATGTTACGATACCTCCATCTGCATCCCT GTCACTACGTCAGTGTCTACGAGGGCGTCACAGAAACCTGTCCGTGTGTTCCTGCCCTGCAGTGAAG GCCGTAAACAACGTGAATCGGCCAGTGACGAAGAGACGTCGGTACCGCTGAGGAAGGTCAAGGCTCCACTCCGCAAACACAACAGAGCCAAGGTTAAGCCTGACGAGAAGCCCTCTTACTCACAAGAACCTCCTGTGGAAACACATAGCAGCACTGACGAATGGTCTGGCAGGCACACAAGGTCCAGCCAAAGGCGTCCAGCTAAAGACAGAACAATGCATGTGGACACTGTCCCCCAAAGGCAAAGTAAACCTGAAAAGTCTTCAACATGGAGgtcaaaaaaacagacacatggcACCTCAAAGCCGTCAGTGAGAGGCAGAAAACACGCTGTCCGAGCATCTCCAGAATCTGTTAATGACAGAACATCCACATCATCGCCTGATGAGGTCGTTGGGAGAAAGAAGCAGCGGAAAGAAGTACACAGGGAGAGAGGCAGGGGAGCCCCTAAACCACGACCAAACTACGTGTTTCCATCAAGCGATTCGTCACAGTCATCTGAGGAGTTCAAggaagaattgaaaaaaaaacctagagTAACGCAAACAAAAGGCAAACAGAGCAAACGCAGCAAATCGTCTTCACCCTCCAAGCCGTCACCTAAGTTGACACAATCCAGTAAGAAACCCCAATCAAAGAAAGGCAACGCTCCGATTCCAGCAGAGCGAGATGACGACGAGTGGACGGAGGCAGAGCTCGTGAAGCTACAAGA GGCTGTGTCCTACTACCCCAAGCACATGACAGCTTACTGGGAAAAGGTGGCGAGGGTGGTCGGAACACGCTCTGCAGAAGAGTGTCACCACAAGCACACGACCCAGGGAACCTCCCAGACCCCCGCTAAAAAAGCCAAGAAACCCAAAAAGGTGGAAGCAACAAAAGATCCAG TGACAGATGATCCGGTGATATCTGCCCGAGCGGGAACCTTCAAGAGAAAGCAGCAAGTGCGTCAGTTCCTGGACAACATGCCCAGAGACGATGTTGAGGACGTTTTCAGCTCTGCGTACATGCAGAATAAACGCTTTGAG ATGCCTTCCATGTGTCCGAGTGAGCACGACTTCAAACTCCCAGACATGGAGCCACTGACCCCCATGTCGACAGGTTTCCCTGAAGTGAAGACTCCTCAGTGTCTGCATATCACTCCTGGCATGATGGGCTCTCCAAGCAG gAACCATGATGACAAGTACGTCTATCAACTCcagaaaaggatgaaaaaaaatcaatttaacgTCTGCAAACAGGCTCCTTCTTCAAAG AGCTTCTCACCCACACCATCAGTTAAACGAACAATGAGAAGATGTGGTAATGCAG ATGACACCTTTGTAGTCTGGGAGATGTTCCCGGGAAATGGTGGCCAGCTGTCTGATagtgaagaggaagaggatttttacttttcagataAGGACTGA
- the LOC121953346 gene encoding serine protease HTRA2, mitochondrial-like: MAATPLSKCFVSALRTHTWCQSRGLHSVAERTVSRVSSVVICKHRGAESLDKGPPVWDRQRGGDSSSSSLLRSVSVGLGLCGAVLLDTQKNKDQEDGGFSISGRFRELILPTAQCASPFKPDSPRYRYNFIADVVEKSTPAVVYIEIVVRNPFLGREVPMSNGSGFIISSDGLIVTNAHVVANKRGVRVKLNNGDTYNATVQDVDQAADIATIKITTKNPLPTLPLGRSSDVRQGEFVVAMGSPFALRNTITSGIVSSVQRGGKELGLSKSNMDYIQTDAAIDFGNSGGPLINLDGEVIGINTMKVTAGISFAIPSDRLRLFLDQAANKKNSWFGESETKRRYIGVMMLTLTPSIIAELKLRDPSFPDVTHGILIHRVIMGSPANRAGMLPGDIVVEINGVKVNTSDEIYQAVRNSDKITMVVQRGNELLRLQMTPEFTE, encoded by the exons ATGGCAGCAACTCCTCTTAGTAAGTGTTTTGTCTCGGCGCTGAGGACACATACTTGGTGTCAGAGCCGTGGACTTCACTCTGTGGCAGAGAGGACAGTCAGCAGGGTGTCCTCTGTAGTGATATGTAAGCACAGGGGAGCTGAGAGCCTGGATAAAGGACCCCCGGTgtgggacagacagagaggaggggacagcagcagctcctctctgctcaggTCAGTCTCTGTGGGTCTGGGTCTCTGCGGTGCGGTGCTGCTGGAcactcagaaaaacaaagaccagGAGGACGGAGGTTTCTCGATATCCGGGAGGTTTCGTGAACTCATCCTGCCAACAGCCCAGTGTGCCTCTCCCTTTAAACCGGACAGCCCCCGTTACAGATACAACTTTATTGCAGATGTGGTGGAAAAGTCCACTCCAGCTGTTGTTTACATCGAAATCGTGGTCAG AAACCCATTTTTAGGAAGAGAAGTGCCGATGTCAAATGGCTCTGGTTTCATCATCAGCAGTGACGGTCTCATTGTCACCAATGCTCACGTTGTGGCCAACAAAAGAGGTGTCCGTGTGAAGCTCAACAACGGAGACACGTACAACGCCACTGTGCAAGATGTTGATCAGGCGGCCGACATCGCTACCATCAAAATCACTACGAAG AATCCTTTACCCACGCTCCCCCTCGGCCGGTCGTCTGATGTTCGACAAGGAGAGTTCGTGGTTGCCATGGGAAGCCCGTTCGCTCTACGTAATACAATCACGTCAGGAATCGTCAGCTCAGTGCAGAGAGGCGGTAAGGAGCTGGGCCTGTCCAAGTCCAACATGGACTACATCCAGACTGATGCCGCCATAGAT tttggaaATTCTGGAGGTCCCCTGATTAACTTG GATGGTGAAGTCATCGGTATAAACACCATGAAGGTCACTGCAGGGATCTCTTTTGCTATTCCGTCCGATCGCCTGAGACTATTTCTTGATCAAGCAGCAAACAAAAAGA ATTCTTGGTTCGGTGAGTCAGAGACAAAGCGGCGATACATTGGTGTGATGATGCTGACTCTGACGCCAAG CATCATCGCAGAGTTGAAGTTGAGAGATCCATCCTTCCCAGACGTGACACACGGCATCTTGATCCACAGGGTGATCATGGGCTCCCCGGCCAATAG agccgGCATGCTACCAGGAGACATCGTGGTGGAGATAAATGGAGTAAAGGTGAACACGTCAGACGAGATCTACCAGGCCGTCCGCAACAGCGACAAAATCACCATGGTGGTGCAGCGAGGAAACGAGTTGCTTCGACTGCAAATGACTCCAGAGTTCACAGAGTGA